The Elaeis guineensis isolate ETL-2024a chromosome 14, EG11, whole genome shotgun sequence genome has a segment encoding these proteins:
- the LOC105033009 gene encoding LOW QUALITY PROTEIN: uncharacterized protein (The sequence of the model RefSeq protein was modified relative to this genomic sequence to represent the inferred CDS: inserted 3 bases in 2 codons), protein MPSIIETKITKDAEPKVMGFNSLDKRSSLQHQSPKLSKERELTPRQSRSMKLLEKDKALKATKFNGLTSSDHNAVKGGLVSPMPLRSYQKPWPGRKSTGIEDPVKHMSNVPSFLQHMERGYDVQEKALNFGVLDWGLLEKWTYQQKHIINGRSGNSSSSSNESSSFSTFVSSSQSCRSTASPLSQTKLSVLMDGHGNSSIISCQNKLMEEEISGHVLCFSDPETSPLKFPSGHDQHLDSDYGTSTDCLQLKSEKDRECSDGKAIFQNVSQPPDVGNSCSTYKNYNTPDFTHKAAQARDCGSSKEARYQGYHNSLLLAKDWLGKQCLDESPKKEGLWEHLQQSLRAKDKSFEFSVSDDGRSAEKTQNSPSNSXPEIVQSTLLSPHVPHSCPLPCSILADEPFSAGILLQENEVATTKSHFTGYSCDQSAFKADRLGQGEAKAASVTGRKLPNHLSSAGSRSSGLQVKQSKSIACPDKTDRDKTSANNRGRHSPLRRLLDPLLKPKHHMKTSAPVVALPIHHSYELNDAYRPHISEELALSRVPVKSLDTGINSNWQVKGNPNSSRPVRANSGGSLQGKGQVASMRHALLQLAWKNGLPLFMFSSGDSDILSATIRKKCVSDKDSCECIYTIFSVHEVKKKSGVWINPGSKSRKHGLLSDVVGQIKVSCSKLANHDSKSHNVMREFVLLGAEPLATSHKPVGSPFITELLAVIAEVPQERPESHNINVLCCSKCRYSSPMNSAENLCSCCGQNGLQIEQRNDDSNLPTLTAILPSGVHGLSDRGEPSPLIQRWKSGGTCDCGGWDEGCLLMILTDKFQGNRSPSPAKACCNTDGTHRFELFIQGKSLENRHAFSMISFKEGLYTVDFRAPIALLQAFAICIATLHSRKPRXHSVEAPALQEHIFAELARSSEILQEEILQVMHQTIQLFSLSEGLNCLADHWSEGHGISVVLLPATYELIVMVDGSSP, encoded by the exons ATGCCTTCCATTATAGAAACAAAAATCACAAAGGATGCAGAACCCAAGGTGATGGGGTTTAATTCACTGGACAAGAGAAGTTCGCTTCAGCATCAGTCCCCAAAATTATCGAAAGAGAGGGAGTTAACCCCCAGGCAAAGCAGGAGTATGAAGTTGCTAGAGAAGGATAAGGCCTTGAAAGCTACAAAGTTCAATGGACTAACAAGTTCAGATCACAATGCTGTGAAGGGGGGCTTGGTCTCACCTATGCCCTTGCGGAGCTATCAAAAGCCATGGCCTGGTAGGAAATCTACTGGGATTGAAGACCCAGTAAAACACATGTCAAATGTTCCAAGTTTTCTCCAACACATGGAGAGAGGATATGATGTTCAGGAGAAGGCGCTGAATTTTGGAGTCCTTGATTGGGGACTTCTTGAGAAATGGACTTACCAGCAGAAACACATCATTAATGGGAGAAGTGGAAATTCTTCATCTAGTAGTAATGAGTCCTCTTCATTTTCGACATTTGTATCATCTTCCCAATCTTGTAGAAGCACAGCCAGCCCTCTTTCTCAAACAAAGCTCTCTGTTCTTATGGATGGTCATGGAAATTCATCTATTATAAGTTGCCAAAATAAGTTGATGGAGGAGGAAATATCTGGGCATGTTTTGTGTTTTTCTGATCCAGAAACTTCACCCTTAAAGTTCCCTTCTGGGCATGACCAGCATCTTGATTCAGATTATGGTACCAGTACTGATTGTTTGCAGCTCAAGAGTGAAAAAGACAGAGAATGTTCTGATGGCAAAGCCATATTCCAGAATGTATCCCAACCTCCAGATGTTGGCAATTCATGTTCaacatacaaaaattataatacccCAGATTTTACACATAAGGCTGCACAGGCACGAGATTGTGGATCAAGTAAAGAAGCAAGGTATCAGGGCTACCATAACAGCCTACTCTTGGCCAAAGATTGGCTAGGAAAACAATGCTTAGATGAATCACCAAAGAAAGAAGGCTTGTGGGAACATCTACAGCAGAGTCTTCGTGCAAAAGACAAAAGCTTTGAGTTCTCTGTGTCTGATGATGGAAGGTCGGCAGAGAAAACCCAGAACAGTCCTTCAAATA TGCCTGAGATTGTCCAATCTACCTTACTATCTCCTCATGTTCCCCACTCATGTCCACTCCCTTGTTCCATTTTGGCTGACGAACCTTTTTCAGCTGGTATTCTTCTGCAAGAAAATGAAGTAGCAACCACTAAATCACATTTTACTGGATATTCTTGTGATCAATCTGCATTTAAGGCAGATAGATTAGGTCAAGGTGAAGCAAAAGCAGCCAGTGTTACAGGAAGAAAATTGCCTAACCATCTATCCAGTGCAGGGAGCAGAAGTTCTGGTTTACAGGTAAAACAATCAAAGTCTATTGCCTGCCCAGATAAAACTGATAGAGATAAAACCAGCGCTAATAACAGAGGTAGGCACAGTCCATTGAGGAGGTTGCTAGATCCATTGCTAAAGCCAAAGCATCACATGAAAACTTCTGCTCCAGTTGTAGCCCTGCCTATTCACCACTCTTATGAATTAAATGATGCTTATAGGCCTCATATATCGGAAGAGTTAGCATTATCACGTGTGCCAGTCAAATCATTGGATACAGGCATTAATTCCAATTGGCAGGTAAAGGGAAACCCGAACTCCTCAAGGCCGGTGCGCGCCAACAGCGGTGGGTCACTTCAAGGTAAGGGGCAGGTGGCATCAATGAGACATGCACTTCTGCAACTTGCTTGGAAGAATGGTCTGCCTTTGTTTATGTTTTCATCCGGTGACAGTGATATTCTCTCAGCTACAATAAGGAAGAAATGCGTCTCAGATAAAGACAGTTGTGAATGCATTTATACAATTTTCTCTGTTCATGAAGTTAAGAAGAAAAGTGGGGTGTGGATTAACCCTGGAAGCAAGAGTAGAAAGCATGGCTTGCTCTCTGATGTTGTTGGCCAGATAAAGGTTTCATGTTCCAAGTTGGCCAACCATGATTCCAAGAGTCATAATGTCATGAGAGAGTTTGTTTTGCTTGGTGCTGAACCATTAGCAACATCCCACAAACCTGTTGGTTCCCCATTCATCACAGAGCTCTTAGCTGTCATTGCTGAAGTTCCTCAGGAGAGGCCAGAAAGTCATAACATTAATGTACTATGCTGCAGCAAATGCAGGTACTCATCACCAATGAATTCGGCAGAAAATTTATGTTCCTGCTGTGGACAAAATGGTCTGCAGATTGAGCAGAGGAATGATGATTCAAATTTACCTACTCTCACAGCCATACTTCCAAGTGGGGTTCATGGCTTGTCAGACAGAGGAGAGCCATCCCCTTTGATCCAAAGATGGAAATCTGGTGGAACATGTGATTGTGGAGGTTGGGACGAGGGTTGTTTGCTAATGATTTTAACTGACAAGTTTCAAGGGAATAGGAGCCCTTCTCCAGCCAAAGCTTGTTGCAACACAGATGGCACTCACCGATTTGAATTGTTCATTCAG GGAAAATCTCTTGAAAACAGACATGCCTTCAGCATGATTTCCTTCAAAGAGGGCCTGTATACTGTTGATTTCAGGGCACCCATTGCTTTATTGCAGGCTTTTGCGATTTGTATAGCAACCCTCCACAGCAGGAAGCCTCG TCACTCAGTGGAAGCACCTGCCTTGCAGGAACACATCTTTGCTGAACTTGCAAGGAGTTCTGAGATATTGCAGGAGGAGATCCTGCAAGTAATGCACCAAACCATCCAACTCTTTTCTCTGTCGGAAGGGCTTAATTGCCTCGCTGATCATTGGAGTGAGGGGCATGGTATTTCAGTTGTGCTCCTTCCAGCTACTTACGAGTTGATAGTGATGGTGGATGGATCATCCCCCTAG
- the LOC105033016 gene encoding uncharacterized protein, which produces MRKLCANLVREDGLDTVLEVPIPEEMFSSGCNSRSHKSLYTNVKAWMRSHVDRPAPSPLGPGAELQLMLGVIGAPLVPLPVQAQKSINSHHIKEDPIEASMAKYIIQQYIAASGGEQALKSVNSMYAMGKVRMTASEVVTGNGSNTGHTSKKVTKGGRGAEMGGFVLWQKQPDLWCLELVVAGCKISAGSDGKVAWRQTPWHQSHASRGPPRPLRRALQGFDPRTTASLFSNAVCLGEKAVNGEDCFVLRLDAQAAALRAQSSGGVEIIRHTVWGYFSQRTGLLVQLEDSHLLRIKSASEGSVVYWETTMESSVEDYRPIDGIYIAHAGRTTASLFRFGDSNDGHTRTRVVVEEVWAVEEVDFNIWGLSMDCFLPPGDLEDDKKQGSSDANAMVKGARPPIGFGSQALPGIGHSKVAALDIEDSDE; this is translated from the exons ATGAGGAAGCTTTGCGCAAACCTGGTCCGAGAAGATGGTCTGGATACCGTCCTCGAAGTCCCAATCCCTGAAGAGATGTTCTCGTCCGGATGCAACTCTAGAAGCCACAAGTCTCTGTACACCAACGTGAAGGCGTGGATGCGATCCCATGTAGACCGTCCTGCACCCTCTCCTCTCGGCCCAGGAGCCGAGCTCCAGCTCATGCTCGGCGTTATCGGTGCGCCCCTTGTCCCGCTCCCCGTCCAAGCCCAGAAATCCATCAACAGCCACCACATCAAAGAGGACCCTATT GAGGCATCTATGGCGAAATACATAATACAGCAATACATCGCAGCGTCAGGTGGCGAGCAAGCGTTAAAGTCGGTGAATAGTATGTACGCCATGGGGAAAGTTAGGATGACAGCCTCAGAAGTTGTAACTGGAAACGGCAGCAACACCGGTCATACCAGTAAGAAGGTGACTAAAGGTGGCCGTGGAGCGGAGATGGGAGGGTTCGTGCTCTGGCAGAAACAGCCGGACCTCTGGTGCCTTGAGCTGGTGGTGGCCGGGTGCAAGATCAGCGCCGGCAGTGACGGCAAGGTGGCGTGGAGGCAAACACCATGGCACCAGTCCCATGCCTCTAGGGGACCACCACGACCCCTTCGCCGGGCCCTTCAG GGTTTTGATCCAAGGACCACGGCCAGCTTATTCTCCAATGCCGTCTGCCTCGGGGAGAAGGCAGTTAACGGCGAGGATTGCTTCGTTTTAAGGCTGGACGCGCAAGCGGCGGCCCTGCGAGCCCAAAGCAGCGGCGGCGTGGAGATCATCCGGCACACGGTGTGGGGCTACTTCAGCCAGCGGACCGGCCTGCTCGTCCAATTAGAAGACTCCCATCTCCTCCGAATCAAATCCGCGAGCGAGGGGAGCGTCGTCTACTGGGAGACCACCATGGAGTCATCCGTCGAAGACTACCGGCCCATCGATGGCATCTATATCGCGCATGCCGGGCGCACCACCGCATCTCTGTTCCGATTCGGCGACTCCAACGATGGGCACACGAGGACGCGCGTGGTCGTGGAAGAGGTGTGGGCCGTCGAAGAGGTGGACTTTAATATATGGGGCCTGTCCATGGACTGCTTCTTGCCTCCGGGGGACCTGGAAGATGATAAGAAGCAAGGCTCCAGCGATGCGAATGCGATGGTGAAGGGCGCACGTCCACCTATCGGATTCGGATCTCAGGCCCTCCCTGGGATTGGCCATTCCAAGGTTGCCGCACTTGACATCGAGGATTCGGACGAGTAA